Proteins from one Hemiscyllium ocellatum isolate sHemOce1 chromosome 8, sHemOce1.pat.X.cur, whole genome shotgun sequence genomic window:
- the LOC132818311 gene encoding ADP-ribosylation factor 6-like, which yields MGKVLSKIFGNKEMRILMLGLDAAGKTTILYKLKLGQSVTTIPTVGFNVETVTYKNVKFNVWDVGGQDKIRPLWRHYYTGTQGLIFVVDCADRDRIDEARQELLRIINDREMKEAIILIFANKQDLVESMKPHEIQEKLGLTRIRDRNWYVQPSCAVSGDGLFEGLTWLTSNYKSK from the coding sequence ATGGGAAAGGTCCTGTCGAAGATATTCGGGAACAAGGAGATGCGTATATTGATGCTTGGACTTGACGCCGCTGGTAAGACCACCATCCTGTACAAATTGAAACTGGGTCAGTCTGTCACCACCATCCCCACTGTGGGCTTTAATGTGGAGACAGTGACTTATAAAAACGTCAAGTTCAATGTTTGGGACGTGGGTGGTCAGGACAAAATCCGGCCCCTCTGGCGGCACTACTACACCGGGACCCAGGGATTAATATTTGTGGTAGACTGTGCCGACAGGGATCGGATAGACGAGGCCAGGCAAGAGCTTTTGCGCATCATCAACGACCGGGAGATGAAAGAAGCAATCATTCTGATATTTGCAAATAAGCAAGATTTAGTCGAATCCATGAAGCCGCATGAAATTCAAGAGAAACTGGGTTTGACCCGCATCCGGGATAGAAATTGGTATGTGCAGCCGTCCTGTGCCGTTTCAGGAGATGGACTATTTGAAGGTCTTACGTGGCTAACGTCCAATTACAAATCTAAATGA